The genomic DNA GGAGGAGCAAATGCAAGCTTCGTGAGGGCATCTGTTTGCTGAGCATTTAAGCGATACCCGCCATGTCGACCGACCGCTTCCATCAGCTGGTCGAAGATACTTTGGACTGCGAAGACTTCCTTCTCGCCAATGCACAGCAGGTTGTTGTCGAATGCAGCCCCAGCCACAATCGATTTCGCTGCGTTTTCGATGTCAGCTGAGTCGTCGACTACGACTGGAGGATTCCCCGGTCCGGCGACGACTGCGCGTTTTCTGGCTCCCAGAGCGGCTCGTCCAACTGCTGGGCCACCGGTGACGCAGAGCATGCGAACGTTGCGGTGATGGAAAATTTCGTTGGCTGATTCAATTGTCGGTTCACCGATAATGGTGATCAGATTCTCGATGCCGATCTTTTCAGCGATGGCTTTGTTGAATGCCTGAACGCCTTCGCAGGCAATTCGTTTTCCCGAGGGGTGCGGGTTAAAGATGATGCTGTTTCCAGCTGCCACCATATTGACGATGTTACCAGCGAGTGTCGGGAGTGAGTGCGTCACCGGTGTGATCGCACCAATGACTCCGAATGGGGCACGTTCTTCGAGTGCGATCCCGTGGTCGCCGCTGAAGCAGGTTGGATTGAACCATTCGACTCCAGGGACTTGTTTGATGATGCGAAGTTTCGCTTTCTTGTGATCGAGTCGACCGATCTTTGTTTCGTCGAATTCTTTCTGGCCCCACTCATCGGCACGTTCATCGCACATGTTTTTGACGATGTCGATCACGGTTTTTCGGTCAGCAATTGTTTTCTTCTTCAGTTGCTGAAAAGCTGCATTGGCAGCAGCGACTGCTTCATCAACGGAGCTGAAAACGCCGAAGTTTCCGCCACCACTAAACCCGTTTGAAGCGGCACTCGTCCGTGATGCTGTTCCATTCGAGACGACTGGAATGCCGTTCGGGTTTGATTGAGGATTCAACGCTGGTGAACCGGTCAGC from Thalassoglobus polymorphus includes the following:
- a CDS encoding aldehyde dehydrogenase family protein; the encoded protein is MNTTEQTIRSVVEEVLAELGKSPRQVNGGQLTGSPALNPQSNPNGIPVVSNGTASRTSAASNGFSGGGNFGVFSSVDEAVAAANAAFQQLKKKTIADRKTVIDIVKNMCDERADEWGQKEFDETKIGRLDHKKAKLRIIKQVPGVEWFNPTCFSGDHGIALEERAPFGVIGAITPVTHSLPTLAGNIVNMVAAGNSIIFNPHPSGKRIACEGVQAFNKAIAEKIGIENLITIIGEPTIESANEIFHHRNVRMLCVTGGPAVGRAALGARKRAVVAGPGNPPVVVDDSADIENAAKSIVAGAAFDNNLLCIGEKEVFAVQSIFDQLMEAVGRHGGYRLNAQQTDALTKLAFAPPKEPGGHPVLNRDFIGADPAVLAQHIGLSIPQNTEILYAETDTSNPFVPEEQMMPFIPFVRARDTMHAIELAYEFEHGFGHTAIIHSRNVHAMTVMGKLMDTTLFVKNGPSMAGLGLGGEGYLSFSVATPTGEGVTNPGTFTRTRRCVMVDELRVV